In the genome of Podospora pseudocomata strain CBS 415.72m chromosome 7, whole genome shotgun sequence, the window ATCCATCATCCTAACGGGCAACCGACTGTTGCCCTTGCTCCTAATCCGAACACCGTCCCTGCCTCGGCGCCGACCCCATATCCAGGGCCTCCTCGCAGACGTGGGCGGCCTCCAAAGTCAGAAAACCGATCGGGTCACTGGCAGATCACAACTTCTTATCCAAACATCACCCCAGCGCCTATCGCAcctgctccagctccagcccCAGCTTCAGCGCCCCAGCCAAGCAGTCCAAGCTTCCGAGCCCAAGCACCGATAGCTCCAGCTCCGGCTCCAACTTCAGCTCCAGCACAAGCCGCGACCTCGGCACCACAGCCAAACAGCCCGAGCTTCCGCGTACAGCCGTATAATAATCGATACTCGATGCCTGCCGGGCCTCTGGATTCAAAATCTGGAAAGAAGCTCTTGCCCGAGATAGCCCCTCGTCCAACGCATGGCACTTCGGGGTTGGAACAACCTGTCAGATCGCCCACAAGGCCGGTATCAGAATATCAAGATCGGAGGGAAGACATACACCGactgccaccaccgcaagCTCAA includes:
- a CDS encoding hypothetical protein (COG:S; EggNog:ENOG503P7JD) — protein: MDSSFTDDEKRFVLAEIIKASRMDVGVLVNLIRSHDIQPDWLSMQLPRGRNVNQCIHAAEAMFNAPMPPPLISPLKRKSFGDVSDQLPKRQVLASPSEPPPHGSPYHATPAFAQHHVNIHHPNGQPTVALAPNPNTVPASAPTPYPGPPRRRGRPPKSENRSGHWQITTSYPNITPAPIAPAPAPAPASAPQPSSPSFRAQAPIAPAPAPTSAPAQAATSAPQPNSPSFRVQPYNNRYSMPAGPLDSKSGKKLLPEIAPRPTHGTSGLEQPVRSPTRPVSEYQDRREDIHRLPPPQAQGPPRHAMRDPPLLPPPQSPRSHPHPPPRHMMDASRPRETPPPTPMEPVKHESHLPPPPTKT